The following nucleotide sequence is from Halomonas chromatireducens.
AGATTGCAAACACCGGTGACCTGGTTCGCCTCCTGGAGCGGGAGGACGGCAGCCTCCGACTCTCTCAGCGCCCCGACGCGGAAGGCTCGATCGTGGTGCTTGAGCCCGACACCGGTGCCATTCTCGCCCTGCAGGGCGGCTTCAGCTTCAATGCCAGCAAGTTCAATCGGGCGGTGCAGGCCCAGCGGCAGTCGGGCTCGATCTTCAAGCCGTTCGTCTTCCTGGCGGCCCTCGATACCGGCCTGATGACCGCCTCGAGCGTGGTCAACGATGCCCCGGTGGTGCTGCAGGATGGCAGCAACGAGATCTGGCGCCCGGTAAATGCCAGCGGTGACTTCCTCTGCCCGACACGGCTGCGCGTCGCCCTGGCCCGTTCACGCAACCTGGTGACCATTCGGATACTGCAGACACTGGGGCTGGACGCCACCATCAACTACCTGGAAGGCTTCGGCTTCGCCTCGAGCCGGCTCCCTCGCGGGCTGTCACTGGCGCTGGGCAGCGCCGACCTGACCCCGCTGGAGATGACCAACGCCTATGCCGTGCTGGCCAACGGCGGCTATCAGGTCTCGCCCTGGTTCATCGATCGCGTCACTCGCATCAGCGACGACAACCTGATCGAAGAGGCCAGCCCGATGATTGCCTGCCGGGAGTGTCGCGAGGACCAGACCGAAGTGGAGATAGACGGCAGGCGTTACCAGGTTGCCAACCGGGTAGCCGACCCCACCGCGGTCTATATCCTTACCGACATGCTGCGTGACGTGATCGAATCCGGCACCGGCCGCGCCGCCCTCAGCCTGAACCGCAACGACGTGGTCGGCAAGACCGGTACGACCAACAACCAGCGCGACGGCTGGTTCGCCGGCTATAACCGCGACCTGGTGGCCACCGTATGGATCGGCAAGGACAATAACGAAACGATCGCCGAGTACGGGGGTAACGCCGCCCTGCCGATCTGGATCGAGTTCATGGAACGCGCTCTCGACGGACGCCCCGAAGCCAAGCCAGAAAGACCCTCGGGCCTAGTGCAGGCAAGGGTCGACGGCCAGACCGGCCGCCGACTTGCCGATGGCCAGTCTGGCGGCATCAGCGAGATCTTTCATCCCGACTACCTGCCGGACATGGAGCCGCGCCGAATCGAGCAGGAAGTCGAGCAGAGCAGTGGCTCCCAGGGTAGCGGGAGCTACGAAGCGATCTTCTGACACGGTCGCTTCGTCGGGCGGCAAGGACGCCGCCCTTTCCGTCTTGCCGACCGCGTCTGTCGCACGTCTGTGCGGCCCAGTCTTACGGAAAAGCAGGAACGCCTTGTTATGCCACACCCTATCACCCCCTGCCGGCTCGCCCTCCTTTTGCTGGTAGTTCCCTGCATCGCCCAGGCGAGCGGCCTCTTTTATGCCCCACCGCCTCCGGATGAAGAAGCCCCCACCTTCGGCGGCGAAGCCGAGCTTGGCTACACCCACCTCTCCGGCAATACCGACAGCCAGACACTGATCGGAAAGAGCCGTCTCTCCTGGCTGACCGGCAACTGGACCCACACCCTGCGTGGTGAAGTGCGAAACGTGACACGCGATGGCGATACCAGCGCGGAGCAATACCTGCTGTCGGGGCGGGAGCGCTATGATTTTGACGGCCCCCACTATGCCTTTGGCTTTGCCCGCTGGGGAAAGGATCGTTTCAGTGGCTACGACCAGCAGTCCACCCTCATCGGCGGCTACGGACGAGATATCCTCGATGGCGAACGCCACCGCCTGTCCCTCGAAGCCGGCCCAGGATACCGCCATGACCGTATCGATGAAGAAGAGAACCGAGGACTCGGCGTCATCTACAGCGCCCTTGACTACCACTGGACGCTCTCTCGATTCGCCAGCCTGCGCCAGGAAATGTCGGTGGAGTCCACCGACGAGAACACCACTTCACGCTCGCTCTCGTCGCTCACCGCCCGCCTCAATTCTCGCCTCTCCCTGAGGCTCTCGCATGAGGTCAAGCACAATTCCAGCCCTCCCGAGACGGCCGTGGCAGACACCGACAATACCACCAACGTCACGCTGCTCTACACCTGGTAGTCGCTACACCTCAACGCACTGCGCCGGCCCCAAGGGGCCGGCGCAGTGACAGGGGCAAGAGACGACAAGAGGCAAGCAGGCGCATCAACTGCCGTAGACGTCATCCACGGTCTTGAGCGGGTAGTGGGCCGGATAGGGCCGGCGTGCCACGCCGGAGTCCACTGCCGCCTGGGCCACTGCCGAGGTGATCCGCTCCAGCAGGCGAACGTCCACCGGGGTGGGAATGATGTACTCGGGGCCGAATGTCATGTGGTCGAGCTCATAGGCATCGAGCACCGCCTGGGGCACCGGCTCACGAGCAAGATCCTTCAGCGCATGCACCGCCGCCACCTTCATCTCCTCGTTAATGCGCGTGG
It contains:
- a CDS encoding DUF481 domain-containing protein — protein: MPHPITPCRLALLLLVVPCIAQASGLFYAPPPPDEEAPTFGGEAELGYTHLSGNTDSQTLIGKSRLSWLTGNWTHTLRGEVRNVTRDGDTSAEQYLLSGRERYDFDGPHYAFGFARWGKDRFSGYDQQSTLIGGYGRDILDGERHRLSLEAGPGYRHDRIDEEENRGLGVIYSALDYHWTLSRFASLRQEMSVESTDENTTSRSLSSLTARLNSRLSLRLSHEVKHNSSPPETAVADTDNTTNVTLLYTW